TAACCTGAATGAGGAGCGGTCTGATAtcaattaaacatttcatttttgtcagTTGAGGGAACGGGGGATGGGGGCAGCAAGGCAACACGCATGTCCAGCACCTGTGCTACTAGCAGCAGTATACTAGTATATCCAGTCTTTTTTGTAAAAACATCGATAATAGAATATAAAATGTCAGattatgtaaaacaattaaaaaaactaACGTTAATTGCTGATATAAATCATTTTAGACCAATCGTAGTTTTGATTTTTAAACCAAGTTTTGATTTGACCAGTTTAACCTTTTCTGCATCGTCTAATACAATTTTCATATAGCCCCTATGCAGATAGTCTTGCATGTCAAGACACTGATAGATATCTTATCTCACATTATTGCAAGAAGAACTGACTGCGAAAGTTcgtcaaatacatgcatattgtttGCCATAAGGAAATGTTTTAAGTCTTAGactaataaaatatattcagaTCTATTATTTAagcttaaattttaaagtattttttcaccAAGTTTTTATACATACAATTAGTTCATTGTTCCTTTGAACATGTGTCATATAGGTGAATGATTAGCATTTGGGTCATTGACTGATCTTTCGTTCTGTGATTACATATGATGCTTTGTAtacaagaatatgtttattatatagtCTCACTTTGCATGCAAATATATAACAATACATCAATAGCAATAATATCACGAAAACCTTTCTGCCAAGAAATTTGAGACTCACAGTTTTTTAAGTATTACATTTGACAAAATCATTTGTACATATGCATAAAAGTATTAGAACTTCTACTTTGCTAAAAACCACTACTACTGGTCAATTAAAGTATATACCTGTACAGTTATTATTAAGTTTGCACATAGTCACAATTGAAAATGTGTTAAACAACATTAAACCTTTACTTAACCTAACTGTCTAAtagaacaaaaatgttttatactgTTTGTACATAGTGATATATATCTTATGTATCAGCTTTCATTATACAAACTGTATTTGGAAATAAGGAGGTAATGCAGTTGATAGTGCGGTTGGATTACTATAGTACATTAATTATTGCCAGGTCAAAGTAATTGGCGATGCTGGTGTGATGCCTTGCAATGACAGCAAAGTTTAATACATATTTGTTGAAATCTTGTTGTGTCATGCTTCTGGGAAATAAATGAATGGTGACACAAGGCATATTTAACAGTTGAGCAAAATATATAAGTCATGGTGTATGATTGCACTATTACAGCACTATAACAGAAGTCATGCCATAAAGTACGTAAAGTACATAAACAATCAATACCTGACAATCAATAATCAATAAGAAAGGTGTACATGCTCTTCAGTGTTTGTTTTCTTAATAtagtttgttaaaaataaaagattataattatttcaacaagTTCAACACTATAATCAGTCAAATATCTACATCTACGTACGTGGTACTTAATTTGAACTGATAACAATATGAAGGCGCATGTATGGTGACTTATTGATTAAATGCGAAATACAGATACCACGAGGTTCAGCGTTACAATATTTTAAGTATATCTGGTGGCATATCTAGTACAGACAGAGCTCAGTTAAGGGATACAATAGCCAGTCGCTCAGGAAACAGACTTGAACTGAGGGTGCGGTGTACACGGCTTGGGAGGGATTCAAGATATAGATTGTTCTTGAAAGAAGAATTTGAGAAGAACTGGCCATTTAAATTTTGAATCAGGTAAATTATATATTCCTGGTAGGGGCGAATCGGCGGTGGTCTACATAGGCAAGATTGCATTTAATTTCGTAAAACTGATAAGTGAGGTGTTGAGACGATGCCAGTTTTAATAAAAATCTGTCGTTAAATGAACGATTAATAAGCATTCTTAGTTTCCCGATTAACAAAAGTATTCCAAATATTTTTGTCTCCTCgttatttttacatttgtatatttgaaaaaagatGGGTTTCTTGTTGTGCTGATGTTTTAACTGTtggattatttatttatttatttattattcatttatttttttatttatttatttatttatttatttatttcgcaTGGCTAAGATATCGTATGGTTCTGATGACAGCCATTATAgaattctataaatagaaaaaatgcgGAAGAGCCAAGGTGCGACGGCTATCAGATATTATGTAAGCTCTGTTTGATGTTGCAACTAGAGGTTAGTCCACGTATACCTAACATTTAAGACTTGACCAACTGACTGGTTGTATTGGCCGCAGGAACTTAAAGTAGAAACATCTTTAAATTACTTCTTCTTATGACTAGACTATAAAAACCTTTTATACCAAACACAGTTGTTCAGTGTGTCATAccaaatttaaattcaaattgtCTGTTTCGGGTCAGCGATTTAAGGCCAAATTCGCCCTCTTTTTTGTTGGTGAACTGTTTTTAAACGATGTtggcataaaagcaacatttccatgTATAAATGTTGTAAAATTACGAAAAATGTTCACGGGTCAGAATTTTGCACAAGGAAAATACATTTTAGCCATTAAATCGACactaagatattttaaatattgaaaagacCTTAGTATCATCCCTGGAGACATTTGGATTAGGATCTTGCAATATAAAGCCTCGATTCACGAAAAATTATGCTACGGATTTTGTGGATCATACAGTAActaagatatgagccgcgccccaagagaaaaccaacatagggcttttgcgaccagcacggatccagaacagcctgcgcatcagcgcaatctggtctggatccatgttctttcgcttccaaagcctattacaattagaaaaaccgttagcgaacagcatagatcctgaccagactgcgcaatctggtctggatccatgctggtcgcaaatgcactatgttggttttttcatggtgcggctcatatgattaTTTCGAAACTAAATATCTAACATTCAGCGATCCACGTATCGATTTCTCGTTTTCTTATCGTTTAACtgaaacaggtataaatttatatactTATAACTGTACACTATATAAACAGCCCTATGAGATAAGCTACGGGTATTCTGAGTTCAGTGGATCAGCAGATATGTGTTATTTGTTTTGTGAACACTAAGAAGGAAGAAAACTTGTATGTTACAGGTTGGTGtctttattttgctttaaaactgtaattttTAACCAGAGCCAGTATTTCCTTGCAGAGCCGCTATTTGAAAATTACTCGTCAAAAATGCATCGAGTCGGTCACAAGCAAATATGACTTTTGAGAAGATATGTGGATTATAAGAAGAATTGTAATCGAAAACAAAAGTAGatagcattttctaaattttgataGCAGACATACCGGGTATTAGCAAAATAGGAAAATAATCCTGATATCAATTTTTGTATGCCCGCACCCTGGGCACTATGCAACAATTGAACTGCCCCTGTGTTCGAGACCacatgtatggtggctgatttctgccatttcatgtGTTCgtatcagtcatataaacgacggtaaaggtcgaaataatgcttattagTTGTGTGTTTGACTTCCGAGGCGAATAGGGTCTGTCTTAATACAGTAATGTAaagtaatatagcaaaatttCATTTCAGCAGCATACGTGTAATTGTTTTGCGCATGCCTACTGGAAGGCGGatacacgaaaggacgaaattgcaGATTTGTCGTATGTTCTTGTCGGCGggtcgaagacacgaaaacacgaattAAAAGTCGAAAACTGcgtatttgtcgtgtgttcgcctttcgacaaACAAGGACTACAACACGAAGTTTTTATACCCGCCGACACGGGTTCGTGTGTTCTCCCTTGaattttcgttatttcgccttcagtGTTTCGTATcatatttgtcgtgtgttcgccttgaAAGTCGAAAGGCAAACGCACGAcaaaataagcagttttcgacttTTCGTGCTTCATGTCTTCGACATTTCAACCCGCCGACACacacaaataagcattatttcgacctttcgtgtttttgttacttcgccgacacgaacacacgaaatggcagaaatcagtcaccatacACATTTGCAAACTTACTTGGCTATTAGAACAAATGTTAACTgattttttctttgatgtcattcactcataaggcttttatgtggctatttttcttttgcatggctaaaagaacaatgGAGAGAAAAAAAGAGTATACCCGTATATGTAGGAAtgtccgtttgtctgtccgtaGCCTACAACCCAAATTAATGACCCGATTTTGTTCATACTCACATTCAACAATCACtttggcaagacctacaaactgacttaTATATAAATGACGTCGACCCTCACATGACCATTACCTTCTAACTTGAACCTTAACAAACAACCTTTTGGTCCTACATCCCACATAAATTATGCTCACACTGAACAAACCTTGTGGCAATTCAACCTGATCTGTTGAAAGATAATAATGGCCTTCATTCGTCCATACGAACGGCCATCTTTGTGGCAACACCTATAGACTGACATATATAAACATGTTCTTGACCCTGATACGACCTTCATCTTCAGACTTAAAACCTTAATGAGCATCAACTTTGGTCAACTTTGGTCCTACAGCTCACAGAAATGGCCCAATTTAGTTCGTACTCGAACTCAATACACTTtttggcaagacctacaaactgacctgtATAAAAACCTTAATCTTCATATGATTTTCACCTTCtgttttaaaaccttaaaaaacCACATCCTATATTATACACCTGGGGGCATGTGTTTGCGTTTTAAAAACGGGGCTCCTTGTTTTAAAAGTCACATGtttcaaggtgaacatttctTTTATGTTACCGTGTGATGGATTCATGATGACAGTGTTTCgtgaagaaattgaaaataaattcgGCTGTTCAACAGGAAACACTACTCCATCCAGAAATAGGGAAGCCCGTTTCATGTGTACACCCCGACTTTTGGGCTTCGCACCTGCACTGAAGAACGCAATATTGTATGTAATGCACTATAACTCGACCTACCTATATAAAAGCTGAAAATTCCATAAGTCTCTCGTTTGAAAAATACCAAATTTAGTTTTAAGTAACAGGAGAAAGATTCATGTAATTTTCGTACACTACATCTTTGTTTGAATTATTGAGTGGATACTGATATTTTTAGTAAAAGTGACATTGACCCCATTGGCCTTGTGTGTTATCAGCTAAGTTTTCATGCAATATAATAAATCCTTACataaaaagcatttttctttaaattctggTTAGACTAAACCTTCCTTACTACTACTGGTCGCTGATTTTGAACCACTTTGCAGTGTCCGCTGGTGGTTTGAACCTCACTTTGgttgtaaaattctttcatgtaagaaCAAATGAtatatggaaggtcggtggttcttcccagaTGCCCGCCATTACTTAAAATAATTCCCGAGGAGGCACCGTGGAAATAATACAGTCATCATTAAAGCAAGAGATATGGTTTGAATACGCCGCATACGAGTACCTTCTTGATATGAATTTAAACATTATTGAACTATTATCGATTGTTCAAAAGTTATGTACAAAACAAGGAAGGATTGAACATttcaaaaagggaaataattcaaatattcatATGGATAGTTTTATGGTTCTTTGACTAGTTTTGCCGATCATCAATAACAGACAGATATAGTTAGATTTCTTTTGAAGATCAAAATAATGCTCCAGACGAGGAAGTTAGAGACAAAACAGAAAAAGTACTCTGccttaaatataaagaaatatccCCTACCTGTATTTTTCTAATTTCTGCTTTATTTACTGAGATAATATactaaacatgtattttaaggtgGTAAGATGGGGGATTAGAGACCTGATGAATCTAGGTTAACTTTGTCGACGATTAAATGAGCCGGCtagattaaaataaatataagaatattttatacatatgttttatacagttactaAAAAggtttttagctaacctgagcacaaagtgctcaagatgagaaattgtgatcaccctgtgatCGGCGTCCGTCGTCGAGTGTCTCGCACCaaagttaacactttagaggtcacagttttagtcagatcctaatgaaacttggtcagaattataCCAATAGGAAAATCTCGGAGGAGTTTGTTACTGGGTTTTCTTTGGTCACTATGtcaattaataggaaaaccttgttaacattgtgctcttcataaaaccttgtcaGAATAGTTGTCTCTGTAAAATCTAACTTAGGTTCAAAACTGGATTATCTAGCTCAAATCAAtgggtcactgggtcagatcacAAAAAGACACGTTAACACTGAAAAGGCCATATTtcctacctgatcttcatgagagtgggtcagaatgtttgcctgttttaaggtagttctgcacgtttggatcgaattttttctacaatgtagaatttgattaaactctgatttttcaaaattttggagtatacctagaaaattcagcaaataaaaatgataggatcgtgtgcttgattttttgctagactgatttgaaaaatttggacttcacgcaatatttcataatgagagtctatgggaaaatcattactttcataacatttacgtgaatagaattttttctacaatgtagatttttatgaaacttctcatagctgtaaataaagacatggcctataatttggtgaaataaaatgtataggtccgtgtgcttttttttcagatatttgaccatgatttaagTGACCcagacatttcacgctaattttaagacattattttgattattttaacgtgtaatatgttttaacagcatattttgactttagaaatatagcaacagtgccattgtaataaatttactcacaggtttcaattaatttataaaatgattttcatttccgtacgccgaatccaggcattattctacgttttccggataaatgacgttacgccatcacttccggtttatcaaacgtgcagaactaccttaaatgtagGATAAAattgtaactgggtcacgtggggcaaactaggtcattaagtcgAATCATAGAAAAATGTTTAACACTTAAGAGGAAACTTTTTCGACTTGATCATCTTAAACCTTTAgcggaatgtttgtctgtattaaatctaggtcaagttcaaaggtCAGGAACTATGTCAGTTGGTCAAATCATTGATATAACTTGGATAATCATCTACCTgagttacataaaacatggtcaaaatgtttgtctctatgaaatttgtGCCGCATTAAATACAAATCTGGAGGTAAAAACTAATTGAAATGAGCCTTCAGGGctctcttgttttttctttatgaGAAATTAGTACTTAGCAGACCTTTAGCAGTATATTTATGACTTGACGTCTTCGCATGATTTGGAATGACAAGTTTTGTACCAAGAAAAATTCATACTTTAAATTTTGATGTCTATCGAAAACGCTTTAGCGCCGTTTTCGTTAAGCTATGGTATTTGTAAATGTAGCATTCAAGCAGCTAAtggtttgaaatatgtttttcttttcaggTACTGTATGACATTTGCAAAATGTCTGATGACGTATCGCCGAAAAAGAAAAAGAGATACTCTAAAGACTTTAAAAATGATGCTGTAAAACGTGTCAGGAATGGCGAAAAAGAGGATAAAGTGGCACAGGATCTAGAAATTCCAAGATCTACACTCGCGACTTGGATGCAAAAAGACCGAGAAAAGTTATCAACATCTAAATCAATCAAAGACAGAACAGACCAAATTGAGAAGCGATTtgtttttactatgaataaaACAGTACAACGGTCGGTTGACCTAGACAATGAATATGCATCACCAATTCACTCCTTCAATAATATAGAAAAAGAGAGAGTAAACTATGGTGTTGAACAACATGATAGTACTCAAGAACAAATTCGGATTAAAAAATCGACTGGTGACTTACCAACTGAATTTGCCAATATGATACAAGGAAATGTCAGTGGAAACAATATTGAGGTGCAAACTGATCGCTCGAAAATGATGTCTGATCGCCAACTGCTGTACTATGGCGAAGAGAACCAGTCTGAAGAATTTAACATTCCTATTAATACATCTGAGAAGACGCCGTCAATTATTGATCATGCCCATTCGTCGAGTTCTGCCTTCCATAACTTAGAGAGAGAAAACTATTCAGTCGAACAGCAACAGCTTGCAATTGCTCTAGTTTTGTCAGGGGCGAAAATTGAAACAGTAAGCATAGATATGGATATTCCTCCATCGACCATTATTTCTTGGTTAAACAAAAATGACACTCCTTCCGTGGACGGCAACGAAGACATAAACGAAATTGTCAGTACATCTTCTTTGAATGATCCATATTTTGTCGATGATACCAGGAATGATGAAAAAGAGAAGCAAATAGATATTGATATGTGCAATGAAGTGCAAAAAAAGACTGAACcagagagaaaaaaatactcTACTGAACAGCAACAGCTTGCAATTGCACGAGTTTTGACGGGGGCAAAAATTGCAACGGTTAGCAAAGATATGGACATCCCTCCATCGACCATCAGTACTTGGTTAAAAAAAGCTAAGCCTCCTACAGTGGATGACAACGAAATTCGGCCAGAAACTATTATTACTGCAAAACATCCATATCCTATTGTGCTCGATGAAAACAATGGAAAGACGGAATTTAATGCGCTGGTAGAAAATCTTGATGGAAACCTGTGTGCGGTAAAAGACAGTATATCTCCCAGTCGTACAGAATCCACAGCTACTGCACCCCTcaataaaggaaagaaaaaagaagaatataTGCTGACAGAAAGCATGACACATACAAATGTCTTAATATTTAAATATCCAGAGGGATCAAAAAGTGCCAATGAAATGGCAAAGAAGCAAATGGATAGAAAAAAAGATGTCAGTGCAAATAGTTGCAGCAAAAAAAGTCCAGAACAACAAAGATACAAAGAAACGGATCAAATGATTGTGAATTGCAGTCCTCGAGGAGAGAAAACATACGTCACTCCTAGCACTTCTCCATCAAACAATTCTATCTGGATAGCAAAAGCAGGGGAGAAGTTGCGAGAACTATACAAGTCAAAGGACGTGCGACCAAATAAACAATTATGTAACGAACCTGAAAACGATTCAAAGCAATCAAATAACAATGCAACTAGTAATGAACGGTGTGATGTGTTTCGTTCTCCTTGTTCAAGTGATGAAAACTCAGGACTTTGTTCCGTAACTGACAGTATAAAAACTGGGAATACATCGTTGGCACATAAATTGAATTTGCCAGACAAAAACGCAAAAATGATCTGTACCAGGGGTGTGAAACGAATTGGGTACACGCCAGAAGTAAAGAAAAAAGCCTTGGAAAGAGTGAAGGGAGGCGAAAAAATTGCATCAGTTGGCAAAGATCTTGGAATTCCTGGCTCTACAATATGGGATTGGACAAGAAAAGAGGTAAATAATGTGTATAAGGTTAGCAATTATGAACAACAGCATATCAGTTATTGGGTTAATCATCATGTAAAGATAttgaatatttagatatatatggtggcatatttctgcatacgataatcataAAAGTTTTCTTGAAAATCTTACGAACTTTCGCGAAAAAACAGTACTTTTCGCGAAAACTTGAATAAACTTTCGTGAAAGTAAGAGTAAGTTTTCGTTAAAATATTATCTGGTTATCGAGACAATATGTCAAAATAGTGCcctgaactgcataaagatatcccaatagtcccctctacggaatgaagtgtGTTATATCCATCTCAATCGCCGACCAATACCCCTAAGAGTGTCttaaagttataaatatttaattataacattcagaTGTATggtatgtgcgtgaaattagccagagcagccagagtagccagagttcagccagagttcagccagagtttagccagagtagccagagttcagccagaattcagccagagtttggccagagtagtcagaattCTGGttattctggctagccagagtagccagagttcagccagagaagtcataactctggttactctggctggccagaagttataactctggttactctggcttgccagagtagccagagttcagccagagtagccagagttcagcaagagtagccagagttcatccagtatccagaattctggttactcttgctggccagagtagccagaattcaaccagagtaggcagagtttctagctttttaacatgttctggctactctggtcagccaaagtagcctcagtagcccgagtcacaaggatatcatttgctctggttactctggctgtttctaacagagtagccagagttcagccagagtagccagagtttctaggattttaacatgttctggctactctggtcagccagagtagccagagtaaccagatcccgtgttggcaaaatattttcagtcttagctgtgtttgattatgaaacttaatacactgacgagataaagaaacgcctcattcaaactcggtatacaatttttcgttaaccgtgattcaaaattagaaaagaacaattccattcgcaaattagatgctttacaagaatttatggtcaataagaaatcatttcattgtcgcattaagcttaaatcttgaattttaatagcccggtcggagaaattgcattagaaaaatcagtagcgcgtgtggccacctctgctagcaaccacagcagcaaggcgacgcctcatagagccgcaccagttgcgtaacagataccgtgggattctggcccactcctggtgcagcgctgctaccagttcccggacgtttgctggctggggttgacgttggcgtaaccgccgtccgagataatcccacgcgtgttcaatcggattgcagtccggtgaacacgccggccaaggtaaaacattaatgtttctagcctgtagaaagtccctggtgacgcgtgcaacgtgaggtcgcgcgttgtcgtgctgatagactaatccttgacgttgacggaataaagggacaactacatgacgtaatatctggtcgatgtaacgcctggctgtgagattaccttggcaaacgacgagttgggact
The sequence above is a segment of the Mercenaria mercenaria strain notata chromosome 3, MADL_Memer_1, whole genome shotgun sequence genome. Coding sequences within it:
- the LOC123525292 gene encoding uncharacterized protein LOC123525292; this translates as MLQVLYDICKMSDDVSPKKKKRYSKDFKNDAVKRVRNGEKEDKVAQDLEIPRSTLATWMQKDREKLSTSKSIKDRTDQIEKRFVFTMNKTVQRSVDLDNEYASPIHSFNNIEKERVNYGVEQHDSTQEQIRIKKSTGDLPTEFANMIQGNVSGNNIEVQTDRSKMMSDRQLLYYGEENQSEEFNIPINTSEKTPSIIDHAHSSSSAFHNLERENYSVEQQQLAIALVLSGAKIETVSIDMDIPPSTIISWLNKNDTPSVDGNEDINEIVSTSSLNDPYFVDDTRNDEKEKQIDIDMCNEVQKKTEPERKKYSTEQQQLAIARVLTGAKIATVSKDMDIPPSTISTWLKKAKPPTVDDNEIRPETIITAKHPYPIVLDENNGKTEFNALVENLDGNLCAVKDSISPSRTESTATAPLNKGKKKEEYMLTESMTHTNVLIFKYPEGSKSANEMAKKQMDRKKDVSANSCSKKSPEQQRYKETDQMIVNCSPRGEKTYVTPSTSPSNNSIWIAKAGEKLRELYKSKDVRPNKQLCNEPENDSKQSNNNATSNERCDVFRSPCSSDENSGLCSVTDSIKTGNTSLAHKLNLPDKNAKMICTRGVKRIGYTPEVKKKALERVKGGEKIASVGKDLGIPGSTIWDWTRKEKMTRENAQLDDCVPPVKWKKWQEIMSAENYGKGWTERDIGYRLEKLSQYFEDKYGLFEFAVCKPTEKSVKVENIVYVKDGKILTLLERHCRYGFQKSILINNKLRDGYSIKARIYIRPKFGVIPLFS